The following proteins come from a genomic window of Triticum aestivum cultivar Chinese Spring chromosome 6A, IWGSC CS RefSeq v2.1, whole genome shotgun sequence:
- the LOC123128918 gene encoding phosphate transporter PHO1-2 isoform X1, translating to MVKFSREYDASIIPEWKPAFVDYRDLKKLIKRIKVERRDADDSSSAGDSSPETAALAAGVESAGYGAGFSVLDPVRALAARFAPRVQASMDDEESGDSGELVRSTDKHEREFLEKADEELEKVSTFYAAQEAELLGRGEALIDQLRILADVKRILADHAATRRARGSGRGRSVPAVAPPSPALSNSGRYLLSGLATPQSMSDGSVEQQQAQMTEGAAVADEVMAALERNGVSFVGLPGKKDAKKEGSGRGGRLQLPSTVRIDIPASNPGRAALKVWEELVNVLRKDGADPAAAFVHRKKVQHAEKNIRDAFMALYRGLELLKKFSSLNVKAFTKILKKFVKVSEQQRATDLFSQKVKRSSFSTSDKVLQLSDEVEALFLKHFAGNDRMVAMKYLNPQQPKNTHMITFLVGLFTGTFVSLFIIYAILAHVSGIFASTGNTAYMEVVYHVFSMFALISLHCFLYGCNLFMWKSTRINQNFIFDFAPNTALTHRDAFLMSASIMCTVVAALVINLFLRNAGASYANAVPGGLIVLSAGLLLCPFNVFYRSTRYCFMRIMRNIMFSPFYKVLMADFFMADQLTSQIPLLRHMEFAACYFMAGSFRANPYETCTTSQQYKHLAYVISFLPYYWRAMQCLRRYIEEHDINQLANAGKYVSAMVAAAVRFKYNVTPTPFWMWMVLISSSGATVYQLYWDFVKDWGFFTPKSKNLWLRDDLILKNKFTYYISMVFYFVQLIYSTASMQKMTRFIITNSFTMQMLNLVLRLAWAQSVMKIRINKNETRLLDFSLASLEIIRRGHWNFYRLENEHLNNVGKFRAVKTVPLPFRELETD from the exons ATGGTGAAGTTCTCGCGGGAGTACGATGCCAGCATCATCCCCGAGTGGAAGCCCGCCTTCGTCGACTACAGGGACCTCAAGAAGCTCATCAAGAGGATCAAGGTCGAACGGCGCGACGCCGACGACAGCAGCAGCGCAGGAGACTCCTCGCCGGAgactgccgccctcgccgccggcgtcgaGAGCGCCGGCTATGGCGCTGGCTTCTCCGTGCTCGACCCCGTCCGCGCCCTCGCCGCCCGGTTCGCGCCCAGGGTGCAGGCCTCCATG GATGACGAGGAGAGCGGGGATTCCGGCGAGCTCGTGCGATCCACGGACAAGCAT GAGCGGGAGTTTCTGGAGAAGGCGGACGAGGAGCTGGAGAAGGTGAGCACCTTCTACGCGGCGCAGGAGGCGGAGCTGCTCGGCCGCGGCGAGGCGCTCATCGACCAGCTCCGCATCCTCGCCGACGTCAAGCGCATCCTGGCCGACCACGCCGCCACCCGCCGCGCCCGGGGCTCTGGCCGCGGCCGCTCGGTACCGGCGGtggcgccgccctcgccggcgctCAGCAACTCCGGCCGCTACCTCCTCTCGGGCCTCGCCACGCCGCAGTCCATGTCAG ATGGGAGCGTGGAGCAGCAGCAGGCGCAGATGACggagggcgcggcggtggcggaCGAGGTGATGGCGGCGCTGGAGCGCAACGGCGTCAGCTTCGTGGGGCTGCCGGGGAAGAAGGACGCCAAGAAGGAGGGCAGCGGCAGGGGCGGGAGGCTGCAGCTGCCGTCGACGGTGCGCATCGACATACCGGCGAGCAACCCGGGGCGGGCGGCGCTCAAGGTGTGGGAGGAGCTGGTGAACGTGCTGCGCAAGGAcggcgccgaccccgccgccgccttcgtccaccGCAAGAAGGTGCAGCACGCCGAGAAGAACATCCGCGACGCCTTCATGGCGCTCTACCGCGGCCTCGAGCTGCTCAAGAAGTTCAG TTCTCTGAATGTAAAGGCCTTCACCAAGATTCTCAAGAAATTCGTCAAG GTGTCGGAGCAGCAGCGAGCAACGGACCTTTTCTCGCAGAAGGTGAAGAGGTCATCGTTCAGCACGTCCGACAAG GTGCTTCAGCTGTCGGACGAGGTGGAGGCACTCTTCCTGAAGCACTTCGCGGGCAACGACAGGATGGTGGCGATGAAGTACCTCAACCCGCAGCAGCCCAAGAACACCCACATGATCACCTTCCTCGTAG GGTTGTTCACGGGCACATTTGTGAGTTTGTTCATCATATACGCCATCCTGGCACATGTTTCCGGCATTTTCGCCTCAACTGGAAACACGGCCTACATGGAGGTAGTCTACCATGTCTTCAG CATGTTCGCACTCATCAGCCTGCACTGCTTCCTCTACGGGTGCAACCTCTTCATGTGGAAGAGCACCCGGATAAACCAGAATTTCATCTTCGACTTCGCCCCCAACACCGCCCTCACGCACCGGGACGCCTTCCTCATGTCCGCCTCCATCATGTGCACCGTCGTCGCCGCCTTGGTCATCAACCTCTTCCTCAGGAATGCCGGCGCATCCTATGCCAACGCCGTGCCCGGGGGGCTCATAGTG CTGTCAGCCGGACTTTTACTCTGCCCGTTCAATGTGTTCTACCGCTCGACACGTTACTGCTTCATGCGCATCATGCGCAACATCATGTTCTCACCATTCTACAAG GTTCTGATGGCCGATTTCTTCATGGCTGACCAATTAACTAGTCAG ATCCCGTTGTTAAGGCACATGGAGTTTGCAGCGTGCTACTTCATGGCAGGAAGCTTTAGGGCTAACCCATATGAGACTTGTACTACCAGCCAGCAGTACAAACACCTGGCCTATGTCATCTCTTTTCTCCCTTACTATTGGAGAGCTATGCAG TGTTTAAGAAGGTACATAGAAGAACATGACATTAATCAGCTGGCCAATGCTGGGAAGTACGTGTCGGCGATGGTGGCGGCTGCCGTCAGATTCAAGTACAATGTCACACCGACACCATTCTGGATGTGGATGGTCCTCATCTCGTCCTCAGGCGCCACCGTTTACCAGCTCTACTGGGACTTTGTCAAGGATTGGGGCTTTTTCACTCCCAAATCTAAGAACCTATGGCTCAGGGATGATCTCATCCTGAAGAACAAGTTCACCTACTACATTTCCATGGTATTTTACTTTGTCCAACTGATTTATAGTACAGCATCAATGCAGAAAATGACCAGATTTATTATCACTAATTCTTTCACTATGCAGATGCTAAATCTAGTGCTTCGGCTAGCATGGGCTCAAAGTGTGATGAAGATCCGTATTAATAAGAACGAGACTCGCCTGCTGGATTTCTCCCTTGCTTCCTTGGAGATAATCCGACGAGGACACTGGAATTTCTACAG GCTGGAGAACGAACACTTGAACAATGTTGGCAAGTTCAGAGCAGTGAAGACTGTCCCATTACCATTTCGTGAACTCGAAACGGATTGA
- the LOC123128918 gene encoding phosphate transporter PHO1-2 isoform X2 has translation MVKFSREYDASIIPEWKPAFVDYRDLKKLIKRIKVERRDADDSSSAGDSSPETAALAAGVESAGYGAGFSVLDPVRALAARFAPRVQASMDDEESGDSGELVRSTDKHEREFLEKADEELEKVSTFYAAQEAELLGRGEALIDQLRILADVKRILADHAATRRARGSGRGRSVPAVAPPSPALSNSGRYLLSGLATPQSMSDGSVEQQQAQMTEGAAVADEVMAALERNGVSFVGLPGKKDAKKEGSGRGGRLQLPSTVRIDIPASNPGRAALKVWEELVNVLRKDGADPAAAFVHRKKVQHAEKNIRDAFMALYRGLELLKKFSSLNVKAFTKILKKFVKVSEQQRATDLFSQKVKRSSFSTSDKVLQLSDEVEALFLKHFAGNDRMVAMKYLNPQQPKNTHMITFLVGLFTGTFVSLFIIYAILAHVSGIFASTGNTAYMEVVYHVFSMFALISLHCFLYGCNLFMWKSTRINQNFIFDFAPNTALTHRDAFLMSASIMCTVVAALVINLFLRNAGASYANAVPGGLIVLSAGLLLCPFNVFYRSTRYCFMRIMRNIMFSPFYKVLMADFFMADQLTSQIPLLRHMEFAACYFMAGSFRANPYETCTTSQQYKHLAYVISFLPYYWRAMQCLRRYIEEHDINQLANAGKYVSAMVAAAVRFKYNVTPTPFWMWMVLISSSGATVYQLYWDFVKDWGFFTPKSKNLWLRDDLILKNKFTYYISMMLNLVLRLAWAQSVMKIRINKNETRLLDFSLASLEIIRRGHWNFYRLENEHLNNVGKFRAVKTVPLPFRELETD, from the exons ATGGTGAAGTTCTCGCGGGAGTACGATGCCAGCATCATCCCCGAGTGGAAGCCCGCCTTCGTCGACTACAGGGACCTCAAGAAGCTCATCAAGAGGATCAAGGTCGAACGGCGCGACGCCGACGACAGCAGCAGCGCAGGAGACTCCTCGCCGGAgactgccgccctcgccgccggcgtcgaGAGCGCCGGCTATGGCGCTGGCTTCTCCGTGCTCGACCCCGTCCGCGCCCTCGCCGCCCGGTTCGCGCCCAGGGTGCAGGCCTCCATG GATGACGAGGAGAGCGGGGATTCCGGCGAGCTCGTGCGATCCACGGACAAGCAT GAGCGGGAGTTTCTGGAGAAGGCGGACGAGGAGCTGGAGAAGGTGAGCACCTTCTACGCGGCGCAGGAGGCGGAGCTGCTCGGCCGCGGCGAGGCGCTCATCGACCAGCTCCGCATCCTCGCCGACGTCAAGCGCATCCTGGCCGACCACGCCGCCACCCGCCGCGCCCGGGGCTCTGGCCGCGGCCGCTCGGTACCGGCGGtggcgccgccctcgccggcgctCAGCAACTCCGGCCGCTACCTCCTCTCGGGCCTCGCCACGCCGCAGTCCATGTCAG ATGGGAGCGTGGAGCAGCAGCAGGCGCAGATGACggagggcgcggcggtggcggaCGAGGTGATGGCGGCGCTGGAGCGCAACGGCGTCAGCTTCGTGGGGCTGCCGGGGAAGAAGGACGCCAAGAAGGAGGGCAGCGGCAGGGGCGGGAGGCTGCAGCTGCCGTCGACGGTGCGCATCGACATACCGGCGAGCAACCCGGGGCGGGCGGCGCTCAAGGTGTGGGAGGAGCTGGTGAACGTGCTGCGCAAGGAcggcgccgaccccgccgccgccttcgtccaccGCAAGAAGGTGCAGCACGCCGAGAAGAACATCCGCGACGCCTTCATGGCGCTCTACCGCGGCCTCGAGCTGCTCAAGAAGTTCAG TTCTCTGAATGTAAAGGCCTTCACCAAGATTCTCAAGAAATTCGTCAAG GTGTCGGAGCAGCAGCGAGCAACGGACCTTTTCTCGCAGAAGGTGAAGAGGTCATCGTTCAGCACGTCCGACAAG GTGCTTCAGCTGTCGGACGAGGTGGAGGCACTCTTCCTGAAGCACTTCGCGGGCAACGACAGGATGGTGGCGATGAAGTACCTCAACCCGCAGCAGCCCAAGAACACCCACATGATCACCTTCCTCGTAG GGTTGTTCACGGGCACATTTGTGAGTTTGTTCATCATATACGCCATCCTGGCACATGTTTCCGGCATTTTCGCCTCAACTGGAAACACGGCCTACATGGAGGTAGTCTACCATGTCTTCAG CATGTTCGCACTCATCAGCCTGCACTGCTTCCTCTACGGGTGCAACCTCTTCATGTGGAAGAGCACCCGGATAAACCAGAATTTCATCTTCGACTTCGCCCCCAACACCGCCCTCACGCACCGGGACGCCTTCCTCATGTCCGCCTCCATCATGTGCACCGTCGTCGCCGCCTTGGTCATCAACCTCTTCCTCAGGAATGCCGGCGCATCCTATGCCAACGCCGTGCCCGGGGGGCTCATAGTG CTGTCAGCCGGACTTTTACTCTGCCCGTTCAATGTGTTCTACCGCTCGACACGTTACTGCTTCATGCGCATCATGCGCAACATCATGTTCTCACCATTCTACAAG GTTCTGATGGCCGATTTCTTCATGGCTGACCAATTAACTAGTCAG ATCCCGTTGTTAAGGCACATGGAGTTTGCAGCGTGCTACTTCATGGCAGGAAGCTTTAGGGCTAACCCATATGAGACTTGTACTACCAGCCAGCAGTACAAACACCTGGCCTATGTCATCTCTTTTCTCCCTTACTATTGGAGAGCTATGCAG TGTTTAAGAAGGTACATAGAAGAACATGACATTAATCAGCTGGCCAATGCTGGGAAGTACGTGTCGGCGATGGTGGCGGCTGCCGTCAGATTCAAGTACAATGTCACACCGACACCATTCTGGATGTGGATGGTCCTCATCTCGTCCTCAGGCGCCACCGTTTACCAGCTCTACTGGGACTTTGTCAAGGATTGGGGCTTTTTCACTCCCAAATCTAAGAACCTATGGCTCAGGGATGATCTCATCCTGAAGAACAAGTTCACCTACTACATTTCCATG ATGCTAAATCTAGTGCTTCGGCTAGCATGGGCTCAAAGTGTGATGAAGATCCGTATTAATAAGAACGAGACTCGCCTGCTGGATTTCTCCCTTGCTTCCTTGGAGATAATCCGACGAGGACACTGGAATTTCTACAG GCTGGAGAACGAACACTTGAACAATGTTGGCAAGTTCAGAGCAGTGAAGACTGTCCCATTACCATTTCGTGAACTCGAAACGGATTGA
- the LOC123128917 gene encoding KIN14B-interacting protein At4g14310, which produces MAARLKDRGGGGGSGVKAGSTAAPRALTPRPFPLSSSSSAPRRTPGTAAAAAAAGKENSASKLSKQQPTSAVRWSTSSIPRASRIPGGSVEPSSRLVSTLRASAALPAGRASLGKDAEPGLRRSVSGGIRSVSTERGRRSVSAAARTSDAARGGTGSGAARASDAAAHEIGSRSLGFDSRGRRAKAAEEISRKREILDAKAKQADGVGRSRESLDAKPKQVSGKKVSLDVNAVKQCDVFRESSGAFDSNVKKQSDEGNGKRQGIFDARAKLGDEISRKQEEGHDLKVVDEISSRNVVAGLAGSGEVSAKAFSATQSDCDGGSSAVIPVFTVHVVDSDDVCSGVREHQKKPEECNKQGEKGKLADKIRVFEKAATSGEGKSVKALCSVNKYPSKLHEKLAALEGRVQKIATDIKKTKEMLDDNNPDEPKQILSNIQKEINAIEQAISHVKVDNKSQLGTEDNSDCEISHAKKGASEKSAAVKPRDLKNAGKGMNTDELEARFFPHHKLSRDRKTSATQQESCVALIKGCNGKMEPGTLEPRDDENSIAMEFLASLDGEESDFFKDRRAKNLEKHMICEAADASGKTSSQGSSKIPDGSTNEVEMELCGENLEEFDEQENKSSMAIQEETEESSIDQLSGIGNKSATGGWFVSEGEAVLLAHGDGTCSYYDIANHEFKSEYKPPSLVSHNTWGDCWLIRAPGVDGCSGRYVVAASAGNALEPGFCSWDYYNREVQAFHVEEEASHAPVPSARTVLGPLPNIGSSRSSSAISTIERPQWWYRPCGPLLLSTASKQKMVTAYDIRDGDVVMKWETSSPVLGMEYSSPLQWRSRGKVVIAGTESIGLWDVNSLNPQPLLSVASAGKRVYCLHVNNTDAEVGGGVRQRVSSSEVEGNDGVFTTQESVNVFDFRVPSGIGLKMARNGGTANSVFSRGDSVFIGSTEGRLQIKGGPKSRIQQYSLKKGRLVATYELPEFNAHFHHSSITQVWGNSNVVLASCGMGLFAFDAFNEEGVQQTYSFDRGNTIGAREVIGSDDLYCPTFDYSSSRVLLVSKDRPAHWRYLP; this is translated from the exons ATGGCCGCCCGCCTCAaggaccgcggcggcggcggcggcagcggcgtgaAGGCGGgctccaccgccgccccgcgcgcgCTCACGCCCAGGCCGTTcccactctcctcctcctcctccgccccgcgccgcacccccggcaccgccgccgccgcggccgccgcgggCAAGGAGAACTCCGCGTCGAAGCTCTCCAAGCAGCAGCCCACCTCCGCGGTGCGGTGGTCCACCTCCTCGATCCCGCGGGCCAGCAGGATCCCGGGGGGCTCCGTCGAGCCCTCCTCCAGGCTCGTCTCCACGCTCCGCGCCTCCGCCGCGCTGCCGGCGGGGAGGGCCTCCCTCGGGAAGGACGCGGAGCCGGGCCTGCGGCGGAGCGTCAGCGGCGGGATCAGGTCCGTCTCCACCGAGAGGGGGAGGAGGTCCGTGAGcgcggccgccaggacctcagatGCCGCCAGGGGAGGCACAGGCAGCGGCGCTGCCCGGGCTTCAGATGCTGCCGCTCATGAGATCGGCTCCAGGAGCCTAGGGTTCGATTCGAGGGGGCGGAGGGCGAAGGCGGCGGAAGAGATCAGCAGGAAAAGAGAGATCTTGGATGCCAAGGCCAAGCAGGCCGATGGCGTTGGCAGGAGCAGAGAGAGCCTTGATGCAAAGCCAAAGCAGGTCAGTGGGAAAAAAGTGAGCTTGGATGTGAATGCGGTGAAGCAATGTGATGTGTTCAGAGAGAGCAGCGGAGCATTTGACTCCAATGTGAAGAAGCAGAGTGATGAGGGGAATGGGAAAAGACAGGGCATCTTCGATGCGAGGGCAAAGCTAGGCGATGAAATTAGTAGGAAGCAAGAGGAGGGGCATGACCTGAAAGTGGTGGATGAGATCAGTTCCAGGAATGTTGTTGCTGGTCTTGCTGGTTCAGGGGAGGTTTCTGCCAAAGCATTTTCCGCTACCCAGAGCGATTGTGATGGAGGTAGCAGTGCTGTTATTCCTGTGTTTACCGTGCACGTGGTAGACTCGGATGATGTTTGTTCGGGAGTGAGAGAGCATCAAAAGAAGCCCGAGGAGTGTAATAAGCAGGGAGAGAAGGGGAAATTGGCTGACAAGATTAGAGTTTTTGAGAAAGCAGCAACAAGTGGCGAGGGAAAATCGGTGAAAGCTTTGTGCAGTGTGAACAAGTACCCAAGCAAGCTGCATGAGAAGCTGGCTGCGCTGGAAGGGAGGGTTCAGAAGATTGCCACAGATATCAAGAAGACCAAGGAGATGCTGGACGATAACAACCCGGATGAGCCAAAACAGATATTGTCAAATATCCAGAAAGAAATCAATGCAATTGAGCAGGCAATTTCTCATGTCAAAGTCGATAATAAGAGTCAGTTAGGTACTGAAGATAACAGTGACTGTGAGATCTCTCACGCTAAGAAGGGTGCAAGTGAGAAATCTGCTGCTGTGAAGCCACGTGACCTGAAGAATGCTGGAAAAGGAATGAATACTGATGAACTGGAGGCAAGGTTTTTCCCACATCATAAACTATCGAGGGATCGTAAGACTTCTGCTACCCAACAGGAGTCGTGCGTGGCTCTGATAAAAGGCTGTAATGGAAAAATGGAACCTGGTACCCTTGAGCCCCGTGATGACGAGAACAGTATAGCCATGGAATTTCTGGCTTCTTTAGATGGCGAAGAGAGTGACTTCTTCAAGGATCGCAGAGCTAAGAACTTGGAAAAGCACATGATTTGTGAAGCAGCAGATGCTAGTGGCAAGACGTCTAGCCAAGGTAGCTCAAAGATTCCAGATGGTTCAACTAATGAAGTCGAAATGGAATTGTGTGGTGAGAACCTAGAAGAGTTTGATGAGCAGGAAAACAAGTCATCAATGGCGATACAGGAGGAAACCGAGGAGTCTTCCATTGATCAATTATCAGGGATAGGAAATAAGTCTGCAACAGGTGGATGGTTTGTTTCAGAGGGGGAAGCTGTTCTTCTTGCTCATGGAGATGGCACCTGCTCTTATTATGATATTGCAAACCATGAG TTCAAGTCTGAATATAAACCTCCCAGTCTGGTGTCACATAATACTTGGGGTGATTGCTGGTTGATTCGTGCCCCAGGTGTAGATGGATGCTCCGGTAGATATGTGGTCGCAGCATCAGCTGGTAATGCATTGGAACCTGGGTTTTGCAGCTGGGATTACTACAACAGAGAAGTACAAGCATTTCATGTCGAGGAGGAGGCATCTCATGCTCCTGTACCATCAGCCAGGACAGTTCTTGGGCCTCTTCCTAATATAGGTTCATCAAGATCTAGCTCTGCTATTTCAACCATAGAACGTCCACAATGGTGGTACAGACCATGCGGACCTCTCCTCCTTTCTACTGCTAGCAAGCAAAAGATGGTCACAGCTTATGACATCCGTGATGGCGATGTAGTGATGAAATGGGAAACAAGCAGCCCAGTACTTGGAATGGAGTACTCCAGCCCACTACAATGGCGTAGCAGGGGGAAGGTCGTTATTGCTGGGACCGAATCAATTGGGTTGTGGGATGTGAATTCGCTTAACCCACAACCCTTATTATCTGTTGCTTCTGCTGGTAAAAGAGTTTACTGCCTTCATGTGAACAACACGGATGCTGAGGTGGGCGGAGGAGTTCGTCAAAG AGTTAGTTCATCCGAGGTTGAGGGAAATGATGGTGTTTTCACTACGCAAGAAAGTGTTAATGTATTTGACTTCCGTGTACCTTCTGGCATCGGTCTTAAAATGGCAAGAAACGGTGGAACGGCAAACTCAGTGTTCTCACGTGGAGACTCAGTATTTATTGGTAGCACAGAAGGCAGGCTGCAAATAAAAGGGGGGCCGAAATCACGAATCCAGCAGTATTCACTGAAAAAGGGGAGGCTTGTTGCAACCTATGAATTACCAGAGTTCAATGCCCACTTCCATCACTCTTCAATAACCCAAGTGTGGGGTAATTCCAATGTTGTCTTGGCTTCATGCGGTATGGGCTTGTTTGCTTTTGATGCCTTCAATGAAGAAGGCGTCCAACAAACCTACAGCTTTGACCGTGGAAACACCATTGGAGCAAGAGAGGTTATTGGCTCTGATGATTTGTACTGCCCTACATTTGATTACTCATCATCAAGGGTTCTTCTGGTCTCGAAAGACCGTCCAGCCCATTGGAGGTACTTGCCATAG